One Calditrichia bacterium DNA window includes the following coding sequences:
- a CDS encoding TonB-dependent receptor — MKLRPFALLFVMMTVGCGALFGGTTGKIIGQVKDANSGDPLPAVNIIIENTFLGASTDMDGAFMILNVPPGVYEVRANYIGYRDVVVTSVSVSVDKTTTVNFELSESVVESDAVEVVAEKPLIKKDLTSTESIITSQEIENLPVASFSDVVNLQAGVVEGHFRGGRTGEVVYLVNGVSVNDAYSGSFAIEVENNAIQELSVISGTFNAEYGQAMSGIVNIVTKEGSDKLEGNLSAYTGDYLSTNDDIFWNVDAFNPVYNLQGDVSGRVPGIRKLKFFASGRYLKSDGYLFGRDVFSPTDASNFNSDASNDWVISAKGETYAFSEETAANLIESADFLPMNSEERYTGNLKLIFQLSSRDKLILDGIYQNRNWREYDHRFKLNPEGDYRRDQESYTGMFLWNRVFSSRTFMDLRASLFKTDYFQRVFDEYLGDQYASTVRLQDAGANAFLTGGQQMWHFERSTKTMLFKPDIVSQVNKSHQLKLGAEFKQHELQMSEFEVLPDVPSRIAPLTSFNHNQYTRKPVEFAVYLQDKMELNDLVINAGLRYDYFDPDGDIPTDFRQPSETEYRAAGTSSQLSPRIGIAHSISASGKIHISYGHFFQIPNFFYLYVNPEFDIFPLQSTPSPPPQSLLNTVGNAELKPQKTVIYEIGLQQQMGTDFGVSLTAFNKDIRNLLGVEVLQTIQGQKYGRYINRDYGFVRGITLEVTKRHSAGVSATIDYTYQVARGNASDPNTAFLDAQTDPPNETEKEFVPLDWDRTHQINTTVTIGDLGNYALSIIGRYGSGLPYTPTFQNVQTAIENSARRPSVFNVDAYIYKNLKFGGYGAQLFVRVFNLFDRKNERDVYSDTGRAGYTLAPLYTGGLRPRGVNTLDEYFVRPDFYSPPRQIQVGMEFKF, encoded by the coding sequence ATGAAGCTACGTCCGTTTGCACTCCTGTTTGTGATGATGACGGTAGGTTGCGGCGCCCTGTTTGGCGGGACAACCGGTAAAATTATCGGTCAGGTGAAAGATGCCAACTCCGGCGATCCGTTGCCTGCTGTCAACATCATTATTGAAAACACCTTTCTCGGCGCATCGACAGATATGGATGGTGCGTTCATGATTTTGAATGTGCCGCCGGGCGTTTACGAAGTCCGGGCAAATTACATCGGTTACCGCGATGTGGTCGTCACCAGTGTGTCCGTCAGTGTGGATAAAACCACCACCGTAAATTTCGAACTGAGCGAATCCGTTGTGGAATCCGATGCGGTGGAAGTGGTGGCGGAGAAACCGCTGATCAAAAAAGATCTCACCTCAACCGAATCGATCATCACCAGCCAGGAAATCGAGAATTTACCGGTTGCCAGCTTCAGTGATGTGGTCAATTTGCAAGCCGGTGTTGTGGAAGGGCACTTTCGCGGCGGTCGTACCGGCGAGGTGGTTTATCTGGTTAACGGTGTTTCCGTGAACGATGCCTATTCCGGCTCATTTGCCATCGAGGTGGAAAATAACGCTATTCAGGAATTGAGCGTGATCAGCGGAACGTTCAACGCGGAATACGGGCAGGCGATGTCCGGGATCGTTAACATCGTTACCAAAGAGGGCAGCGACAAACTGGAAGGCAACCTGAGCGCCTACACCGGCGATTACCTGAGCACAAACGACGATATTTTCTGGAATGTGGACGCCTTCAACCCGGTTTACAACCTTCAGGGCGATGTGAGCGGGCGCGTGCCCGGCATTCGCAAATTGAAATTTTTCGCCAGCGGGCGATACCTGAAATCCGATGGCTATCTGTTTGGCCGCGATGTGTTTTCACCGACGGATGCATCCAATTTTAACAGCGATGCGAGCAACGACTGGGTGATTTCCGCGAAGGGCGAAACCTACGCTTTCAGCGAAGAAACCGCCGCGAACCTGATCGAATCCGCCGATTTTTTGCCGATGAACAGCGAAGAACGCTACACCGGTAACCTCAAGTTAATATTCCAACTTAGCTCCCGTGATAAATTGATTCTCGACGGCATTTACCAGAACCGCAACTGGCGGGAATACGATCACCGTTTCAAGCTCAATCCCGAAGGCGATTACCGCCGCGATCAGGAATCGTACACCGGGATGTTTTTGTGGAATCGCGTGTTCAGCAGCCGCACGTTTATGGATCTGCGCGCCTCGCTGTTCAAAACCGATTATTTCCAGCGCGTATTTGATGAATATCTCGGCGATCAGTACGCGTCAACCGTTCGGCTGCAGGATGCCGGGGCGAACGCGTTCCTCACCGGCGGGCAGCAGATGTGGCATTTCGAGCGCTCCACCAAAACGATGCTGTTCAAACCGGATATCGTCAGCCAGGTCAACAAATCGCATCAGTTGAAGCTTGGCGCGGAATTTAAACAGCACGAATTGCAGATGAGCGAGTTCGAAGTGTTGCCGGATGTGCCGTCGCGCATCGCGCCGCTGACCTCGTTCAACCACAACCAATACACCCGCAAGCCGGTGGAATTTGCCGTATATTTGCAGGATAAAATGGAGCTGAACGATCTGGTGATCAACGCCGGATTGCGGTACGATTATTTCGATCCGGACGGTGATATTCCCACGGATTTCCGGCAGCCGTCGGAAACCGAATATCGCGCAGCGGGCACCAGTTCGCAACTCAGCCCGCGCATCGGGATTGCCCACTCAATTTCCGCGAGCGGAAAAATCCACATTTCCTACGGGCATTTTTTCCAGATTCCCAATTTTTTCTATCTGTATGTGAACCCGGAATTTGATATTTTTCCGTTGCAAAGCACGCCCTCACCGCCACCGCAATCGCTGCTGAACACGGTTGGAAACGCGGAATTAAAGCCACAAAAAACAGTGATTTACGAAATCGGTTTGCAGCAGCAGATGGGCACGGATTTCGGCGTATCGCTTACCGCGTTCAATAAAGATATCCGCAATCTGCTGGGCGTGGAAGTGCTCCAAACCATTCAGGGGCAAAAATACGGGCGATACATCAACCGCGATTACGGGTTTGTTCGCGGCATTACGCTGGAAGTGACGAAACGCCACAGTGCCGGCGTCAGCGCGACCATCGATTACACCTATCAGGTGGCGCGCGGCAACGCATCCGACCCGAACACTGCGTTTCTGGATGCGCAAACCGATCCGCCCAACGAAACCGAAAAAGAATTTGTGCCGCTCGATTGGGATCGTACCCACCAAATCAACACGACCGTCACCATCGGCGATTTGGGAAATTACGCGCTGAGTATCATCGGGCGATACGGCAGCGGATTGCCCTACACACCCACATTCCAGAATGTGCAAACAGCCATCGAAAACAGCGCCCGTCGCCCGTCCGTGTTCAATGTGGATGCCTATATTTACAAAAATCTGAAGTTTGGCGGATATGGCGCGCAACTGTTTGTGCGGGTGTTCAACCTGTTCGATCGCAAAAATGAGCGGGATGTTTACTCGGATACCGGTCGTGCCGGATACACGCTGGCACCGCTCTACACCGGCGGATTGCGCCCGCGCGGCGTGAACACGCTGGACGAATATTTCGTCCGCCCGGATTTTTATTCGCCCCCGCGCCAGATTCAGGTGGGGATGGAATTTAAGTTTTGA
- a CDS encoding PorV/PorQ family protein yields the protein MKRIKHIITGWLMITGLVFGQTGEVTNVGTTAASFLEIGVGARAIGMGGAFVATANDASAMYWNPAGLGFLSRPEMMFVHVDWLADIDFDFAGAMFPLGRFGTLGASLTSLNMGEMLVRTVDQPDGTGEFFQAGDLALQLSYALPLNQQFSVGMNVKYIYQKIWKETANGFAVDIGTLYKTGYNGLRIGASLTNFGTDMKLSGEDLLVYHDIDPNIQGNNDRVFATLETRSWPLPLNFQAGIAMEVMQQENHRITVATEAMHPKNNTESVHAGFEYAFRELFFLRGGYRNLFLKDSEEGLTLGAGFSTRFLNNLRTTLDYAYADFGRLENVHRFAFLIQF from the coding sequence ATGAAGCGAATAAAACACATAATAACCGGTTGGTTGATGATAACCGGGCTGGTTTTCGGGCAAACCGGCGAAGTGACCAATGTGGGCACCACCGCCGCGTCATTTTTGGAAATTGGCGTTGGCGCCCGCGCCATCGGGATGGGCGGCGCGTTTGTCGCTACCGCCAACGATGCCAGCGCCATGTACTGGAACCCTGCGGGGTTGGGATTTCTGTCGCGTCCGGAAATGATGTTCGTCCATGTGGACTGGCTGGCGGATATCGATTTCGATTTCGCCGGTGCAATGTTCCCGTTGGGACGATTCGGCACGCTCGGTGCCAGCCTCACCAGCCTTAATATGGGCGAAATGCTGGTTCGTACGGTTGATCAACCGGATGGTACCGGTGAGTTTTTCCAGGCCGGCGATCTCGCGCTGCAACTGTCATATGCACTGCCGCTCAACCAGCAATTTTCGGTGGGGATGAACGTCAAATACATCTACCAGAAAATCTGGAAAGAAACCGCCAACGGCTTTGCCGTGGATATCGGTACGCTCTACAAAACCGGTTACAACGGGTTGCGCATCGGCGCGTCGTTGACCAATTTTGGCACGGATATGAAGCTCAGCGGCGAAGATTTGTTGGTCTATCACGATATCGACCCGAACATCCAGGGCAACAACGACCGCGTATTTGCCACGCTGGAAACGCGCTCGTGGCCGCTGCCGCTCAATTTTCAGGCGGGTATCGCAATGGAAGTGATGCAGCAGGAAAACCACCGCATCACCGTTGCCACAGAAGCGATGCATCCCAAAAATAACACCGAAAGCGTGCACGCCGGTTTCGAATATGCGTTCCGCGAACTGTTCTTTTTGCGCGGCGGTTACCGCAATCTGTTCCTGAAAGATAGTGAGGAAGGGCTGACGCTCGGCGCGGGATTTTCCACCCGGTTTTTGAACAACTTGCGCACCACGCTGGATTACGCGTACGCCGATTTCGGGCGGCTGGAAAACGTGCACCGTTTCGCCTTTTTGATTCAATTTTGA
- a CDS encoding extracellular solute-binding protein, with amino-acid sequence MKHHFIATLLLIVLLLSACGSRQRNDSEIIYWSSNNTYEIKFADEVVQRWNAGNAGHPVHNQPVPEGQSSEEVILAAVVGKTTPDIYSNMWQGDVEAYAQAGALVALDTLPGFWEYIYERCDSAVVEEIRSLDGHIYQIPWKVNPIMLIYNTNEMRNIGFDSPPQTYSEFIRAGAEFKTDSDGDGYVDRWVGYANVQVTWWQRFFDFYPLYLAASNGGSLVRGNEVMFDNAHAVTTFRFLRKLYENKYFAQERLDARQDPFLSGVIATRFTGPWEIAHAESFKPEGFDYAFSGMPVPDDHSGAAYTYGDPKNLVIFNTCPNPRKAWEFVKFLTNRENDLRLLELTNQLPRRKNLFEDAQFAPYFAANPKMIPFAKQAQFVRGTDPCPVLKEVFDIISQEYEACVIYGVKTPENAVADAAQAVRLLLM; translated from the coding sequence ATGAAACATCATTTCATTGCCACATTATTGTTGATTGTCTTGCTCCTCTCTGCTTGCGGCAGCCGTCAGCGAAACGATAGCGAAATCATTTACTGGTCGTCCAACAACACCTACGAAATCAAATTCGCCGATGAAGTTGTGCAACGCTGGAATGCCGGAAACGCCGGACATCCGGTGCACAACCAGCCCGTGCCCGAAGGACAATCCAGCGAGGAAGTGATTTTGGCGGCGGTCGTCGGCAAAACCACGCCGGACATTTATTCCAACATGTGGCAGGGCGATGTGGAGGCATACGCGCAGGCTGGTGCGCTGGTCGCGCTGGACACACTGCCGGGATTTTGGGAATATATTTACGAACGCTGCGACAGCGCCGTGGTGGAGGAAATCCGCTCGCTCGACGGTCATATTTACCAGATTCCCTGGAAAGTCAACCCGATCATGCTCATTTACAACACCAACGAAATGCGCAACATCGGGTTCGATTCGCCGCCGCAAACCTACAGCGAATTTATCCGCGCCGGTGCCGAATTCAAAACGGACAGCGACGGCGACGGCTATGTGGATCGCTGGGTGGGCTATGCCAACGTGCAGGTGACCTGGTGGCAACGGTTTTTCGATTTTTATCCGCTGTATCTGGCGGCATCGAATGGCGGCTCGCTGGTGCGCGGCAACGAGGTGATGTTTGACAATGCGCATGCCGTGACCACGTTTCGATTTCTGCGTAAGTTATATGAAAACAAATACTTCGCGCAGGAACGGCTGGACGCGCGACAGGACCCGTTTTTGTCAGGCGTGATCGCCACGCGCTTCACCGGTCCGTGGGAAATCGCCCATGCCGAAAGCTTCAAACCGGAGGGATTCGACTATGCGTTTTCCGGCATGCCCGTGCCGGATGATCATTCCGGCGCAGCGTACACCTACGGCGACCCCAAAAATTTGGTTATTTTCAACACCTGCCCGAATCCCCGAAAAGCGTGGGAATTTGTAAAATTTTTGACGAATCGCGAGAACGATTTGCGATTGCTGGAATTGACCAATCAGCTCCCTCGCCGGAAAAATCTATTCGAAGATGCACAGTTCGCACCGTATTTTGCGGCTAATCCCAAAATGATTCCTTTCGCGAAACAGGCGCAATTTGTGCGTGGCACAGATCCGTGTCCGGTACTGAAAGAGGTGTTCGACATCATTTCGCAAGAATACGAAGCCTGCGTGATTTATGGCGTCAAAACCCCGGAAAACGCCGTTGCGGACGCAGCGCAGGCCGTACGGTTGTTGTTGATGTGA
- a CDS encoding four helix bundle protein: MEKDLAKVERFEDLICWQKARVLVREIYSLTRHDHFSRDFRLRDQLRSAAVSVMSNIAEGFARFHKRDFIRFLDIAQSSAAEVSSLLYVVVDQNLVQQSDIQKIRQLTDDTRKVTLGLLRYVKKSIENDATVIKEPDQTYGFAQKNESIEIPDNFINTSN; the protein is encoded by the coding sequence ATGGAGAAAGATTTGGCGAAAGTTGAACGGTTTGAGGATTTGATTTGCTGGCAAAAAGCCCGGGTTCTGGTTCGGGAGATTTATTCCCTGACCCGGCATGATCATTTTTCGAGGGATTTTCGTTTGCGCGATCAGCTTCGTTCAGCAGCAGTTTCTGTGATGTCCAACATCGCAGAAGGCTTCGCCCGGTTTCACAAACGCGATTTTATCCGGTTTCTGGATATTGCCCAAAGCTCAGCCGCGGAAGTCAGCAGCTTGTTGTATGTTGTCGTCGATCAAAATTTGGTGCAGCAAAGTGACATTCAAAAAATCCGGCAATTGACGGATGATACCCGGAAAGTTACCCTCGGACTACTCAGATATGTCAAAAAATCGATAGAAAATGATGCAACTGTCATCAAAGAACCCGACCAAACATACGGCTTTGCCCAAAAAAATGAGTCAATCGAAATACCTGATAACTTCATAAATACCAGCAACTAA
- a CDS encoding sugar ABC transporter permease, protein MKKSATAYLMVSPYVIFFLTFVAFPVLFSFWLMFHKWNIISPMEFAGLTNFERLVQDRMFFRSLWNTLVFLVIHIPLQIVVALFFAELLNRNIRFRGFFRAAYFLPVVVSGVVVTMLWQQLYGFDTGLFNRLLVSVGLPKIGWINDPKIAMPSIAFMATWKNVGLYIILFLVGLQSVPPQQYEAADIEGATSWQKFWYITLPGINPTIFMVVVLSTIGGFSLFIEPYIMTGGGPLNSTLSAFLYIYKQGFFYYHMGYAATLGIVFALMVMAVIVIQRRFIEKT, encoded by the coding sequence ATGAAAAAATCCGCCACCGCATACCTCATGGTTTCGCCATACGTGATATTTTTCCTCACGTTTGTGGCGTTTCCGGTGCTGTTTTCCTTCTGGCTGATGTTTCACAAATGGAACATCATTTCGCCGATGGAATTTGCCGGATTGACCAATTTTGAGCGGCTGGTACAGGATCGTATGTTCTTCCGTTCGCTGTGGAATACGCTGGTTTTTCTGGTGATTCACATTCCCCTGCAAATTGTGGTGGCGCTGTTTTTTGCGGAGCTGCTCAATCGCAACATCCGGTTCCGGGGATTTTTTCGCGCGGCGTATTTCCTGCCGGTGGTGGTTTCAGGTGTGGTCGTTACGATGCTCTGGCAGCAGCTATATGGCTTTGATACGGGATTGTTCAACCGCCTGCTGGTGAGCGTCGGATTGCCGAAAATTGGCTGGATTAACGATCCGAAAATAGCTATGCCGTCCATCGCATTTATGGCGACGTGGAAGAATGTCGGGCTATATATCATTTTGTTTTTAGTGGGTTTACAGAGCGTGCCGCCGCAACAGTACGAAGCCGCGGATATCGAAGGCGCAACCAGTTGGCAGAAATTTTGGTACATCACATTGCCGGGCATCAATCCCACCATTTTTATGGTGGTGGTGCTGTCCACCATCGGCGGGTTTTCGCTGTTTATCGAGCCGTATATCATGACAGGCGGCGGACCGCTGAACAGTACGCTTTCGGCATTTTTGTATATCTACAAACAGGGATTTTTCTATTATCACATGGGTTACGCCGCCACGCTCGGTATCGTGTTCGCGCTGATGGTTATGGCGGTGATCGTCATCCAACGCCGGTTTATCGAAAAAACCTGA
- a CDS encoding carbohydrate ABC transporter permease codes for MKKLLTYLALAIGAIMFMYPFVWMVMASLAPESEIGKLVLLPSQLLLDSYVQVFQKIPILRALFNSIFVSTTITFGVIVFSSMVGYSLARLEFRGRDLIFYIIIFTMTLPFQITLIPQYILMVEFNWVDSYWALIVPYLLNAFAIILFRQHFMGIPQALIDAARIDGCNEPQILFRVLWPNSVPAIVTVGIITFMTTWNEVLWPLIVIRNEDLMTMPQLVTLFAVGGRAESQLGVKLAAATLLAAPIVVAYAFFQKYFIRSMAASGLKE; via the coding sequence ATGAAAAAACTACTCACATATCTGGCGCTGGCAATCGGTGCGATCATGTTCATGTATCCCTTTGTGTGGATGGTGATGGCGTCGCTCGCACCGGAAAGCGAGATCGGCAAGCTGGTGCTGCTGCCATCGCAACTGCTGCTGGACAGCTATGTGCAGGTGTTCCAGAAAATCCCCATTTTGCGGGCGCTGTTCAACAGCATTTTTGTGTCAACGACAATTACGTTCGGCGTGATTGTGTTCAGCTCGATGGTCGGTTACAGCCTCGCGCGGCTGGAGTTTCGCGGGCGCGACCTGATTTTTTACATCATCATTTTCACGATGACGCTCCCGTTCCAGATTACGCTGATTCCGCAATACATTTTGATGGTCGAATTCAACTGGGTGGACAGCTACTGGGCGCTGATCGTGCCGTATTTGCTGAACGCGTTCGCGATTATCCTGTTTCGCCAGCATTTCATGGGCATTCCGCAGGCGCTCATCGATGCAGCGCGCATCGACGGCTGCAACGAACCGCAGATTTTGTTCCGGGTGCTCTGGCCAAATTCCGTTCCGGCGATTGTCACGGTTGGCATCATCACATTTATGACGACCTGGAACGAGGTGCTTTGGCCGCTCATCGTTATTCGCAACGAGGATTTGATGACAATGCCACAACTCGTTACTTTGTTTGCGGTTGGCGGTCGCGCGGAATCTCAGCTCGGTGTAAAACTTGCTGCCGCAACATTGCTCGCCGCCCCGATAGTCGTGGCATACGCCTTTTTCCAGAAATATTTCATCCGCAGCATGGCGGCTTCTGGATTGAAAGAGTAG
- a CDS encoding glycoside hydrolase family 9 protein — protein MQKLIKYSLNIAKPEFILNPLSFIPVFILYLLSFILFISCGKETPPAPPETQINLAHLDHLYGETVMNGDTVGFIVIYAEAPDYEWVVAPGEGLACVDDVARAAVVYLNDAQQNGNAASEQKLRRLLKFLIHMQAPNGLFYNFIFDDHSINTTRENSQPLPNWWAWRSLWALAEAYPFYQKNDPDFAKTLDETIQKMMPEIDALLENYPQIEMANGFPKPQWIPYGAADQSSVLLLGLTAYHRTTGDAQIAEKMRKIGEGIMKMQLNHEGFFADGALLSWENVWHAWGNSQAHALINAGMALQDAAMIDAGVKEVRLFQPYLLAQNFIREIRFTRNGDDISAEKTVKFEQIAYDIRPMVMAALAAHQATGEQQYTDQAAQLMQWFFGKNPAGAVIYDAATGRGYDGINDAKTVNRNSGAESTIESLLALQALKQH, from the coding sequence ATGCAAAAACTGATAAAATATTCGCTGAATATTGCTAAACCGGAATTTATCCTTAACCCTTTATCCTTTATCCCTGTTTTTATCCTTTATCTTTTATCCTTTATCCTTTTCATAAGTTGCGGAAAGGAAACGCCGCCAGCGCCACCCGAAACGCAAATAAATCTCGCGCACCTCGATCACCTGTATGGCGAAACGGTGATGAACGGCGACACCGTCGGATTTATCGTAATTTACGCAGAAGCGCCGGATTATGAATGGGTGGTTGCGCCCGGCGAAGGTCTGGCATGTGTGGATGACGTGGCACGCGCAGCGGTGGTTTATCTCAACGATGCGCAGCAAAACGGCAACGCCGCCAGCGAACAAAAATTGCGCCGCTTGCTTAAATTTTTGATCCACATGCAGGCGCCCAACGGCCTGTTTTACAACTTCATTTTTGATGATCACAGCATCAACACGACGCGGGAAAACAGTCAGCCGTTGCCCAATTGGTGGGCGTGGCGCAGCCTGTGGGCATTGGCTGAGGCGTATCCGTTTTATCAGAAAAATGACCCGGATTTTGCCAAAACACTCGACGAAACCATTCAAAAAATGATGCCGGAGATCGATGCGCTGCTCGAGAATTATCCGCAAATCGAGATGGCGAACGGTTTCCCGAAGCCGCAGTGGATTCCCTACGGCGCGGCGGATCAATCATCGGTGCTGCTGCTCGGGTTGACCGCGTATCACCGCACCACCGGCGATGCGCAAATCGCTGAAAAAATGCGCAAAATCGGCGAAGGCATCATGAAAATGCAGCTCAATCACGAGGGATTTTTTGCGGATGGCGCGCTGCTTTCGTGGGAAAATGTCTGGCATGCCTGGGGCAACAGTCAGGCCCACGCGCTTATTAACGCGGGAATGGCGCTGCAGGATGCCGCAATGATCGACGCGGGTGTGAAAGAAGTTCGGCTGTTCCAGCCGTATCTGCTGGCGCAGAATTTTATCCGGGAAATCCGGTTTACCCGCAATGGCGATGACATTTCTGCAGAGAAAACCGTCAAATTTGAGCAGATTGCCTACGATATTCGCCCGATGGTGATGGCGGCATTGGCGGCGCACCAGGCGACCGGCGAGCAGCAATATACCGATCAGGCAGCGCAGCTAATGCAATGGTTTTTCGGGAAAAATCCGGCGGGAGCGGTAATTTACGACGCGGCAACCGGTCGCGGTTACGACGGCATCAACGATGCAAAAACGGTCAATCGTAATTCCGGTGCGGAATCGACCATCGAATCCCTGCTGGCGTTGCAGGCACTTAAACAGCATTAA
- a CDS encoding Gfo/Idh/MocA family oxidoreductase, which produces MASKVKTVNYGLIGCGGFGQFCLKAVAQMDGVRIAAVADADGALAEKTAKTFGAAAYPDAESLFANGDIDLVHIVTPPFLHHSQVMAALRHGKHVLCEKPLALSVADAREMIAAAIEKQRILPVDFVLRYNEITDLVKKILDSGIFGKPLYANFINNASDERLAPDHWMWDRSKSGGIFIEHAVHFFDLYRYWFGDGEVLNAHAETRPGTAQTDRVFSQVRHGSGVISTQYHGFNQPDLLDRQRHSIVCETGDITVLGWIPEEMIVKGIGDPDANERLWELLPESADFTISLLSESPKQMRGNGKTIAVDREFRIHFKPAQEKLQLYSGAIQQLITDQIAYIRNAGHRRVIDETNGLEAIKLAEMATILSQNR; this is translated from the coding sequence ATGGCAAGTAAAGTGAAAACAGTTAATTATGGATTAATCGGTTGCGGCGGGTTCGGGCAATTTTGCCTGAAAGCCGTTGCCCAAATGGACGGCGTTCGCATTGCCGCAGTGGCGGATGCGGATGGCGCGCTCGCGGAAAAAACCGCAAAAACCTTCGGCGCAGCTGCGTATCCGGACGCGGAAAGTTTGTTCGCCAATGGCGACATCGATTTGGTACACATCGTGACGCCGCCATTTTTGCACCATTCACAGGTGATGGCTGCGCTGCGCCATGGCAAACATGTGCTTTGCGAAAAACCGCTTGCGCTGTCCGTCGCGGATGCGCGGGAAATGATCGCTGCAGCGATCGAAAAACAGCGTATCTTGCCGGTGGATTTTGTGCTGCGTTACAATGAAATCACCGATCTGGTGAAAAAAATCCTCGATTCCGGCATTTTCGGCAAGCCGCTGTATGCGAATTTCATCAACAACGCATCGGACGAACGGTTGGCGCCGGACCACTGGATGTGGGATCGCAGCAAAAGCGGCGGGATTTTCATCGAGCACGCGGTGCACTTTTTCGATTTGTATCGCTACTGGTTCGGCGATGGCGAAGTGCTCAACGCGCACGCGGAAACGCGTCCCGGAACGGCGCAAACCGATCGCGTGTTCAGCCAGGTTCGCCACGGCAGCGGTGTGATTTCGACACAATATCACGGGTTTAATCAGCCGGATTTGCTCGATCGTCAGCGTCACAGCATTGTTTGTGAAACCGGTGATATCACCGTATTGGGCTGGATACCGGAAGAAATGATCGTCAAGGGCATCGGCGATCCCGACGCCAACGAACGATTGTGGGAACTGCTGCCGGAATCAGCGGATTTCACGATTTCGCTGCTCAGCGAATCGCCAAAACAAATGCGCGGCAACGGCAAAACCATCGCAGTTGATCGCGAATTTCGCATTCATTTTAAACCCGCGCAGGAAAAATTACAGCTCTATTCCGGCGCAATTCAGCAATTAATAACCGACCAAATTGCGTATATTCGCAACGCCGGTCACCGGCGGGTTATCGATGAAACAAACGGGTTGGAAGCCATAAAATTGGCTGAAATGGCCACAATTTTATCGCAAAACAGGTGA
- a CDS encoding glycosidase produces the protein MRNKFAHRHRDVAGFWQSQFAKRTAGISAAQSLSAAQQLLVGAHLAMEYSLESAALFNPSIVWHPDQNGVPAGRKRFVISLRATGEGHISSLVFLDGIADSAGNITIGERSRHTETPEISPTADGYGAAFSPEIPLSGRVIFPQVPEESNGIEDARFVQWQQPGEPPQYFATYTAYDGHRIRSRLLETRDFLNFSSRTLHGAAVQNKNLALFPRKINGKYAMLSRQDNENNYIMFSDDLYCWETKALLNEPELSWEFTQLGNCGSPIETDAGWLVITHGVGAMRQYAISAMLLDRDAPQKIIGRLPQPLIAPDESEREGYVPNVVYSCGSIVFGEQLIVPYAQSDSSSSFATVNLAELIHEMS, from the coding sequence TTGCGCAACAAATTTGCCCATCGCCACCGCGATGTGGCGGGATTCTGGCAATCGCAATTCGCGAAACGCACTGCCGGAATCAGCGCGGCGCAATCGCTTTCGGCGGCGCAGCAACTGCTCGTCGGTGCGCATCTCGCAATGGAATATTCGTTGGAATCTGCGGCGCTGTTCAATCCGTCGATTGTCTGGCATCCCGACCAAAACGGCGTGCCCGCCGGCCGCAAACGATTTGTGATCAGCCTGCGCGCCACCGGTGAAGGGCATATTTCTTCGCTGGTTTTTCTCGACGGGATTGCAGATTCGGCGGGAAACATCACGATTGGCGAACGCAGCCGCCACACCGAAACGCCGGAAATTTCGCCAACGGCGGATGGATACGGCGCGGCATTTTCGCCGGAAATCCCGCTGTCCGGACGGGTGATTTTTCCGCAGGTGCCGGAGGAAAGCAACGGCATCGAAGATGCGCGATTTGTGCAGTGGCAGCAGCCCGGGGAGCCGCCGCAATATTTTGCCACATACACCGCGTACGACGGTCACCGCATCCGTTCGCGACTGCTGGAAACGCGCGATTTCCTGAATTTTTCCTCCCGGACGCTGCACGGCGCGGCGGTGCAAAACAAAAATCTGGCGCTGTTTCCCCGGAAAATCAACGGCAAATACGCCATGCTTTCCCGGCAGGATAATGAAAATAATTACATCATGTTTTCCGACGATTTGTATTGCTGGGAAACGAAAGCGCTGCTGAACGAACCGGAATTGTCGTGGGAATTTACCCAGCTTGGCAACTGCGGCTCGCCCATCGAAACAGACGCTGGCTGGCTGGTAATCACGCACGGTGTTGGTGCGATGCGCCAATACGCCATTTCCGCGATGCTGCTCGATCGCGATGCGCCGCAAAAGATCATCGGGCGACTGCCGCAACCGCTGATCGCGCCCGACGAATCGGAGCGTGAGGGCTATGTGCCCAACGTCGTGTATAGCTGCGGAAGCATCGTTTTTGGCGAACAATTGATTGTTCCGTATGCGCAGTCGGATTCATCAAGCAGTTTCGCGACGGTCAATTTAGCGGAGTTAATTCATGAAATGTCATAA